Genomic segment of Melanotaenia boesemani isolate fMelBoe1 chromosome 10, fMelBoe1.pri, whole genome shotgun sequence:
ccttgtgattggtcagtttgggattacgAGTATCGAattattttttggtttttatccacaagctaataaagacaccgAACCACTGAACgctattgtttttttaagacagaaaatacctaccgaactgaagtgaaccatcaaaagaactctgacctggtaAGTTTCCCAGCTGATACCAACCCTGCTGcaaccttcagattaggagaaaaaactgcaacacaacaccaaaacgacaCGCGCCCCCTACGCtgagtgcgagagcaaactcaccagcatcagctacgctGTAACCGCACGCACTAGCATAAATCCAGCTAGTCACACTGAAATCATGtgtacaaacatgcaaaaaaaaaaaaaaaaaaaaaaaaaaaaaaatagaatataaaataaaaaaaaaatcctgatttgaTTTGCTGTTACACAATTTTGCTTTACACACTATGacataaaaaagaattaattaattcattaatgaatgaattaatgaatgaatgattcattcattcaatccaCCCCCCGCCCAATCAAAGactttctagacccgcccctgagGACCTTCCTGGTTTGTGGAAAGCTGAAGCGGAAGATGTGCGGGTTGGTTTTCCCGACATTCCTCAGTTCGGGAATAAAAGAGCTGAGCAGAGAGGACTTTCTGCAGCAGGAGGGAATCCTGCCTCAGTTCAACTGGCCCCAGCACAGTCTGAATCTGGTATTTTACACTATGTTCATGCGGCAGGGGATTTTCTTCCAGTAAAAACTACAGTTGGAAAATTGGAAGGATTTATCCAGAGCAGATGGAGCAACTCAGAGTTGGAGGTCGTGGACTTTGAACACATCGGCCTCGATGGCAGCTCAGCTGTTGTGCTCTGAGCGGACAGGACCGGTCCGGAGGGCGTACCGGGACACCAACCTGCTGACTGACCGGGTCATGCACGCGCTGCTGCGGGCTGAGGAGAAGAACCTCCCCGCTCCAAACTACTTCAAATGTGTGCAGAGAGAAATCGCTCCTTACATGAGGAGGATGGTGGCGACGTGGATGCTGGAGGTGAGGAAAATCTGAAAGGTTTCCATAAGATGAGAACATGCACGTGACATTATAGTCGCATCCCAGCTGAAGAAGAGAATGAAATACACAGTAAATTCTAATATtaacttttatatatttaatggaTATAACTGAAATTTAATCTACTTGTTATTAACACTCACCTTAAATCAATCAGATCTTCTCTGAAGGACAAATGATTTGATCAATTCTatacaaagaagaagagaaaatttGTTCCATTAAACTTTGGACTTTTAGTTAAATAGATTAataacagctaaaatgatcCAGTAGATCTCTAAAGtacttttgtgtttatttggttGGTCAGTAATTCACATGacacaaaaaatgtataaagaataaaaatgaactaaagaggttaaaaaaaagtttcattcttattttttttcttggttctcACTGTTAAATGTTCCTATGAAGagcaaaacaagagaaaaatgtttctttgcatttttttcttttggatgaTAATGAtaagaataaatgtttttataaaaaaaagattgagaTGATAGTTAATAACTTATTAACAATAGTGAAATGGTCATAAGTGGAAACCGACTGAAATAACAAACACTTACTTTTAGCATCATGTACTCAACCCAAGAGAAGATGGTTCagatgtgtttatttaacttaaataaaactcattgcAGTCAATGAAAATGTTGCTCTATCAAACAGTAAAGTGTGCAGTTAAAAGGGTTAATTAATCAAATTGAGTTGTTTTGGAAAAATAACTTGTCATAAATTCACCTTATGTCTCCTTGATGATCCAAAAGTTCTCAACTAAACAGACTGGAAAACGTTTCCTGGTCTCCACCTCAGatcagcaataatccacctttCACCATAGTTTCAGTGTCAACGTGTTCGAGACATAAAAATCCAGTTTAGCtgttagaatgatgatgatgatgatgaaagtgAAGGATTTATAATTAacgttggtagtgtcatgtgactgctctccTGTTACTGGCCAGCCTTGTGTTTAAAACCAGTCACCCAGGCAGCTGCTGCGGCGTTTCAGAGAGGTTGGTGGTCTGAcattattttagctaaaaccacGTCCACACCAAGTTCCTGCTGCATTTAAGTCCATCAGTTCATCTCAGTGAGGTGAACCTGAACTCATCATGTGAAGCATCACCTTTAATTTAGATTTGATCACATCAAGTttcttcatcacctcatcatcTCCACAGATCTAATGTCTCTGATGCTGCTTTTATTGACTGAAAATAATCAGTCGATggcaaatatgaaaaatatcctctcctttttgttttgtaattacagGTGTCATTTAAACTGTTGATGTGGTCTAAAGCATTTCAAATTCCTACAACTAGAAACAGAAATCCACTGAGGATGATGATTTATAGTTTTTTGGGATAATTTGGGAATCTTTGGAGCTCTTTCAGGACTCCATGTTTTTACACGCCCATTTTATCGTTTATATAAATCACAGACATAAAATGATATCAGCATTCTGTCCTGTCTGCCCTTTTTACTGGATCCTCGTGGTGTTTCTGGGGTgatatttacctgcgtaacacctttattaaaacatctggaaaactgCTCGGTTCACTTTTTACCTTGCACTGCAGCACAGTTCCTGATCAggcattactttactcattcctagatgaactgggctgctgtcctctggttAAAAGTCATGTGGTtctcttttaggaggagattagcatttacattttctattgtgtttcaggtgaatttactctgacacagtaacacatgtCTTGATTTTGACACTTCTGTTGTAATCTCACGTCTCAGATTTCTCTTGAGACTAGGATTATACAAACAGCTCTTGTAGTTGTGAAATATACGTCATTTCAGACAAGAGGCAGAAATGAAAGGCTTCATCAGAAAGTGGTAAAATTTTTCATTGTCAGATGAGTTTTTTATGAACAGAGCTGGCCGTGTTACCCTTTATCCACTttaattcatctttttttcctccatattTAAAGTTGATGAAGTTTAAAAGTTCAGAATCTGTTTTAGTCTCATGTAAAATCTCTGCATGATGACGTAATACAAggcttttctcttttcatctctGGCTGAAGGGCAGTGTTTGTCTGATCTCTTCAGGTGTGTGAGGAGCAGAAGTGTGAGGAAGAAGTTTTCCCTCTGGCTATGAATTACATGGATCGCTTCTTGTCAGTGGAGCCCACCAAAAAGAGTCATCTGCAGCTACTGGGAGCGGCCTGCATGTTCCTGGCATCCAAACTGAAGGAGACCATCCCGCTGACTGCTGAGAAACTCTGCATCTATACAGACAACTCTATCACTCCATCCCAGCTGCTGGTAGGTCCTAACACCATGACCACAAACATCTCACCTCCATCTGGGCTTTATTGTTCATGGAAAAGTCCTCAATCAGAACTCAGTCCCAGTTCTAATTGCCCTCCAATATTTACATGTTGTGAGCCATCAGTGGATGCAGCAGAATATTTCTGCTGGTTTTGATCTCCTCTCTGACCTTCCTCAAGCCTCATCTTAAAGCCCTAAATCCTCATAACTGGACTAAAATCCCTGCTGACAGTCTGTGTTGATccctgcagctgtttgtctGAAGCAGACCTGAACCACCGTCTGTCTCCTTCTTGTCTCACAGCAGATGGAGCTGCTGGTTTTGGCCAAGCTGAAGTGGGACCTGGTTTCTCTGACCCCTCTTGACTTTATTGATCACTTCCTGTCTCAGCTGCCCGTCAGGATGGAGAGCAAGGCTGTGCTCAGGAAGCACGCTCAGACCTTTGTTGCACTGTGTGCTACAGGTATGCGtcacatataaacacatgaTGGACTTTCATGGAACATTTTGGTCTTTTCTGGTGATCGAAGTAGCTGATTAGTCGGTAAATGTTCCACCACAGACTGACCTCTGAAACTGGGCTAGAGAATGTCGTTCATCCACAAACTAATATTCAATCtggttaaaaatgaaataatgctTCTGGATCACAGACAAACCTGCAGCTCAAAGGGAGAAGAGTGAAAGTAGGGTTTGGTGAAACAACGTGACAACAAAGCTTCCTGCTGAGTGTTATTCAGACTAACACCCAGGAAGCTGCGTTGCAAGTGGCAGAGATGCAACTGCAGATGTCACTAGAGATCATCTTACATCTTACTTAGACTAGAAAATGCTCTCCTGCATGTTTGAGAAAACAGTTGACTCCTGAACGTCTCATTTTATTTGCAATTAtataaaagcaagataaatacagtaacaaaaaataaGGGAAAGAAAGACTGACATAAAGTAAAATacatcaaatattaaataaacgaacaagaaaaaaaaaagaaaatagataataaataatcatataaaataattacataaataatagtgaataaaatagataaattcattcaattaaataaataggataaatacataaaaatagattaaaaaagcaagattgaaacaaataaaaaactaatagtaaataaaacatataaattgAAAACACAGATTAATACCGGGGAGTGCTGGTCTAGTGGTTACACAGGGAGCCCTTAGTCTTCATGACCCAGGTTAAAGTACCAGGTGTGCCAGTAGAAGTGAGCCACTATGGGCACCCGAGCAGTTTCCTTAACCCCCCAACTACTCCCTGGGTAAATACACTTACAGCAGGTTTACCTACAGGCTGCTTTGTTCCTTTGATGAGGATTATCTGCAGTATCCTGGTTATTAGTTGCTTCTGTGTCTTCAGCTCCCTCAGAGCTCCACGTTAACATGATGACTCTTTCAGATGTTAAATTCATCGCCAGCCCTCCGTCCATGGTGGCAGCAGGCAGCGTGGTGGCAGCAGTGGAGGGCCTACGAGTGAGGATGGTGGGTGACACCGTGACGTCTCAGACGCTGACAGAGCAGCTAGCTCACACCATCAGGAGCGACCCGGTTGGTGGATCAGTTCTGACGTTCCCTGACATCCTCTGGTCCTCAGACTAACTTGAACTCTCCCTCCTCAGGACTGTCTCCGGGCGTGTCGGGAACAAATCGAGTCGCTGTTGGAAACTAGTCTCAGACAGGCTCAGCAGCACtcagttaccatggaaacgAAGAGCCTCGTCGAGAGCCAGGACCACTCAGCGACACCCACAGATGTACAGGACGTAAACATCTGAACTGATGAAGCTGATGGTCCTCTATGACACTGTGGGACTCAACAACCTGCTGTTAAATGGCAGAAGGTCTGAAGGGATCACAACATGTTTTCACAAGTGTTTGGATGGAAAACACATGAATGACtttagttttctgttatttataaaGTCAGACAGTCTCAGAGGAGGGTGTGTGTTCATCTCTTCACTGCAGGAGTCCAACATCTACTTCCCAGACAGGTTTCCGGTAACTCACACTAACGAAACTCATCTCACTCTCCTCACTCAGGGTGTCAAACGGACGGAGCCTGGTTCAGAATGACCTGAGCTCATCTCCTGAAGGAAGATCAGAGCTGCTCTAGGTTCTACTTAAGgctctaaagcaggggtgtcaaacatacaGCCCAGAGACCAGAATCGGCCCACCAGAGGGTCCAATCTGACCTGCAGGATTAATTCAGTCAatatgaaaataacataaaacatttactacaatgtgtaaaaataaaagcaactgTAATTCTTAATTTGTCCATGTGAGgttagttttttatgtttaaatataaaacctttCCAAGGCAGGGGAAATTCTGttacacactaaaaaaaaaaaaaaaaaaattatgggaAAAAATTTCACTTCagtcaaatgttttaatttagtgAGAAAGAATTTAGTTAACTGAACCAAATGTAAATATTCGGAGTCATCCTGATGTATTTGGGTTACTACTACATGGTTCCGTCCAACTAGATCTGTAAGGCTGAATATAACATATTAACCTGGATCTGAGCTTCATTAAATAGTTACagctactttttaaaattaattttattacaataattaaTTGTGGTGATCCAACAAACAAAGTTAAATCTATTTATCATTATTacaattaaatatgtttacCTACAGCTGGTATCAAATTTGGAAACAAAGCAAACTGGATCTGACTTAAAAACGGTTAATTCAGTGTTAAACAGCGTAAAACAGACTGAGCATTATGTCTGAAAAAACACTAAACAGCAGTTACAGACTTTGCTTATCTGTCTGAGTTGTCATTGGAGACCAGTGTTAGAACCCTCCATATTTATGAGAATGCATACATAATCatacaaaatatattaattttagtAAAACTATCTATAGAAAGTCAGGCAGACATCTTGGTGGAACTTTCAACATTTGTTCTTCATTTCTTAATACTGGATTCTGACCTGCTGGTAATAAAAACTCAAGTGTGCAGCATCACACAGATTTAACAATGAACCAACATTATGTGTCTAAATTATGAGCTTTCtgataaaatacaaatgaatgctGGTTATAACGTTATGTGCAGAATGTGAGCCTGGAAACtgactgcaataaaaaaaaaaaaaaggtttgaggACCAGCATCTAAAAATGGCCGCTGTTTATGAGGGACACGTGTTTGACCACAGAAAGGGAATCTGCTCCCCTCTGTTCTGGAGACGAAAGATGAAGTGATTGCAGACTAAACCCATAAGAACAATGTgttgaaataaatttttttgGTCAGTTTTAAGTTGTTGCACGTTAATGATAAAATGACGATTGAAAACTGTGAAACATGATTGCATTTAATAGAATCTACATATTTGATAATGTAATAAAAGCCCAGTGAGTTTTTCTGAGTGAatcatttttatctttcttaTTTCATAGATCTGACTTGGATTTGTGTTCAGGATtgctacacacatgtggaaatgtacatgtatgtacatttaaagtgACTTTTAGATCTTAAAATGTTACTCTGATCATAATGTGAAACACTGGATTTTCAGTAATTGTGATGTGATTAAGTGTTTGGTGATTTTGTTGTCTATTGTGATCTGGAAGTTGTAATaaacgtaaaaaaaaacttgtaactGATGCAAAACGTTGAAACTgcactttttctccagaactttCAGGTTGTTCACGGTTTTTTAAAAGGTGAGTTCATTATGTGAACATCTTAATCTAATCAACATGtaatgtacttgtacttctttgtaCTACAACAAAGGGGAAAATGTAGAG
This window contains:
- the LOC121647178 gene encoding G1/S-specific cyclin-D1-like; translated protein: MAAQLLCSERTGPVRRAYRDTNLLTDRVMHALLRAEEKNLPAPNYFKCVQREIAPYMRRMVATWMLEVCEEQKCEEEVFPLAMNYMDRFLSVEPTKKSHLQLLGAACMFLASKLKETIPLTAEKLCIYTDNSITPSQLLQMELLVLAKLKWDLVSLTPLDFIDHFLSQLPVRMESKAVLRKHAQTFVALCATDVKFIASPPSMVAAGSVVAAVEGLRVRMVGDTVTSQTLTEQLAHTIRSDPDCLRACREQIESLLETSLRQAQQHSVTMETKSLVESQDHSATPTDVQDVNI